The following are from one region of the Etheostoma spectabile isolate EspeVRDwgs_2016 chromosome 15, UIUC_Espe_1.0, whole genome shotgun sequence genome:
- the dcaf7 gene encoding DDB1- and CUL4-associated factor 7 encodes MSLHGKRKEIYKYEAPWTVYAMNWSVRPDKRFRLALGSFVEEYNNKVQLVGLEEESSEFVCRNTFDHPYPTTKIMWIPDTKGVYPDLLATSGDYLRIWRVSDTETRLECLLNNNKNSDFCAPLTSFDWNEVDPNLLGTSSIDTTCTIWGLETGQVLGRVNLVSGHVKTQLIAHDKEVYDIAFSRAGGGRDMFASVGADGSVRMFDLRHLEHSTIIYEDPQHHPLLRLCWNKQDPNYLATMAMDGMEVVILDVRVPCTPVARLNNHRACVNGIAWAPHSSCHICTAADDHQALIWDIQQMPRAIEDPILAYTAEGEINNVQWASTQPDWIAICYNNCLEILRV; translated from the exons ATGTCGCTTCAcggcaaaagaaaagaaatctacAAATACGAGGCACCATGGACGGTGTATGCGATGAACTGGAGCGTCCGTCCAGACAAACGCTTTAGGCTAGCTCTCGGGAGCTTTGTGGAGGAATACAACAACAAG GTTCAGCTGGTGGGGCTGGAAGAGGAGAGCTCAGAGTTCGTCTGCAGGAACACATTTGACCACCCTTACCCCACCACCAAGATCATGTGGATCCCAGACACTAAAGGGGTGTACCCGGACCTGCTTGCCACCAGTGGGGACTACCTGCGCATTTGGAGG GTCAGCGACACAGAAACACGTCTCGAATGTTTGCTGAACAACAACAAGAACTCAGACTTCTGTGCTCCCCTCACATCCTTTGACTGGAATGAGGTTGATCCCAATCTGCTAG GTACATCCAGCATTGACACCACCTGCACGATCTGGGGGTTGGAGACTGGGCAGGTGTTAGGACGCGTTAACCTGGTGTCTGGGCACGTAAAGACCCAGTTGATTGCCCATGACAAagag GTGTATGACATCGCTTTCAGCCGTGCAGGAGGTGGTAGAGATATGTTTGCCTCTGTGGGAGCCGATGGATCCGTCCGCATGTTTGACCTCCGGCACCTGGAGCACAGCACTATCATCTATGAAGACCCCCAGCACCATCCACTGCTCCGCCTCTGCTGGAACAAGCAGGACCCCAACTACTTGGCCACAATGGCCATGGACGGCATGGAG GTGGTCATCCTGGATGTACGCGTGCCTTGCACTCCGGTGGCTCGGCTGAACAACCACCGTGCATGTGTCAACGGCATCGCCTGGGCCCCTCACTCGTCATGTCACATCTGCACTGCAG CCGATGACCACCAGGCTCTGATCTGGGACATCCAGCAGATGCCACGCGCCATTGAGGATCCCATCCTGGCCTACACTGCTGAAGGGGAGATCAACAACGTGCAGTGGGCCTCCACGCAGCCGGACTGGATCGCCATCTGCTACAACAACTGCCTGGAGATCCTGCGTGTCTAA